A portion of the Streptomyces sp. NBC_00289 genome contains these proteins:
- the dnaN gene encoding DNA polymerase III subunit beta: MKLTIDTDKLADAAQWALRAVPGNPPAPVLAGLRLEAASDNTLTLAGFDYYRSARAREDCEVSEPGTLLVPGRVFTDIVKAFPKGKPTTLALDGTDLALSCGTAHILLPTLPLDDYPTLPTISGASGTVDGAALAAAGARVAVAAATDDTIPTLTGVQFDLTDTTLTLSATDRYGFHVADVPWTPNQAPKGKGKNRPRVAGSALVPADAVRDAARILADADKAELTITESQFAISVPGRWATGSLIEGALPDYTHLFPTEFTSVATTGAEALTDAIKHIQPLLGKADPMVLEVTDGQITVRAGTDDKGRGRDQVHADIEGDPLTIAFNPGLLLKTLQQIDGPVAQFNFTTATKPALVHGVDQADVFRGLVMPIRLTSISG, translated from the coding sequence ATGAAACTCACCATCGACACCGACAAGCTCGCCGACGCCGCCCAGTGGGCGCTGCGTGCCGTCCCCGGCAACCCGCCCGCCCCGGTCCTGGCCGGCCTGCGCCTCGAAGCCGCCAGCGACAACACCCTGACCCTGGCCGGGTTCGACTACTACCGCTCCGCCCGCGCCCGCGAGGACTGCGAGGTGTCCGAGCCCGGCACGCTCCTGGTGCCCGGCCGCGTCTTCACCGACATCGTCAAGGCCTTCCCCAAGGGCAAACCGACCACGCTGGCCCTGGACGGCACCGACCTCGCCCTGTCCTGCGGCACCGCGCACATCCTCCTGCCGACCCTGCCGCTGGACGACTACCCGACCCTGCCGACGATCTCCGGCGCGAGCGGCACGGTCGACGGCGCCGCACTGGCCGCAGCCGGCGCCCGGGTCGCAGTGGCCGCCGCCACCGACGACACCATCCCGACGTTGACCGGCGTCCAGTTCGACCTCACCGACACCACGCTCACGCTGTCGGCGACCGACCGCTACGGCTTCCACGTCGCCGATGTGCCCTGGACCCCCAACCAGGCCCCCAAGGGCAAGGGGAAGAACAGGCCCCGCGTCGCGGGCAGCGCGCTCGTACCGGCCGACGCCGTGCGCGACGCCGCCCGCATCCTCGCCGACGCCGACAAGGCAGAACTCACCATCACCGAGTCCCAGTTCGCCATCAGCGTCCCCGGCCGGTGGGCCACCGGCAGCCTCATCGAGGGCGCACTCCCCGACTACACCCACTTGTTCCCCACCGAGTTCACGTCCGTCGCCACCACCGGCGCCGAGGCTCTGACCGACGCCATCAAGCACATTCAGCCGCTGCTGGGCAAGGCCGACCCGATGGTCCTCGAAGTCACCGACGGCCAGATCACCGTGCGCGCCGGTACCGACGACAAGGGTCGCGGCCGCGACCAGGTCCACGCCGACATCGAAGGCGACCCGTTGACCATCGCCTTCAACCCCGGCCTGCTGCTCAAGACGCTCCAGCAGATCGACGGGCCCGTCGCGCAGTTCAACTTCACCACCGCGACCAAGCCCGCCCTCGTGCACGGCGTCGACCAGGCAGACGTCTTCCGAGGCCTGGTCATGCCGATCCGCCTCACCAGCATCAGCGGCTGA
- a CDS encoding HIT domain-containing protein, whose product MYDVFIDSFGARWQDPPPPRYRAAVLAINLTNQLLNPPDDPALADTVARQTGQDADVRDYVLATLGAARIIDDAVHELTALRAATDAYHPVQLLVNCWYGRHRAPAIADAIGRRMQEAGATVAVTHHHINRPPVPRKHPRPDCPFCRIIHDGAPATIVREWADALAIRPRSGGCTDGHLLVLPHGHVADFTTDPVVSATVQLRAAELAQELGGQWNYLTSCGPDATQTVLHLHGHLVPRAADDGLALPWINPTREQEPAR is encoded by the coding sequence GTGTACGACGTGTTCATCGACTCCTTCGGCGCCCGCTGGCAGGACCCGCCACCGCCCCGCTACCGAGCCGCCGTCCTCGCCATCAACCTCACCAACCAGTTACTGAACCCGCCGGACGACCCGGCCCTCGCCGACACCGTCGCCCGCCAGACCGGACAGGACGCCGACGTACGCGACTACGTCCTCGCGACGCTGGGCGCGGCCCGCATCATCGACGACGCCGTGCACGAACTCACCGCCCTGCGCGCCGCCACCGACGCCTACCACCCGGTCCAGCTCCTGGTGAACTGCTGGTACGGCCGCCACCGGGCACCCGCCATCGCCGACGCGATCGGACGGCGCATGCAGGAGGCCGGCGCCACCGTCGCGGTCACCCACCACCACATCAACCGCCCGCCGGTACCCCGCAAACACCCGCGCCCCGACTGCCCGTTCTGCCGGATCATCCACGACGGCGCCCCGGCGACGATCGTCCGGGAGTGGGCCGACGCCCTCGCGATCAGGCCCCGCAGCGGCGGCTGCACCGACGGCCACCTCCTGGTCCTGCCGCACGGCCACGTCGCGGACTTCACGACCGACCCGGTCGTCTCCGCCACCGTCCAGCTGCGCGCCGCCGAACTCGCCCAGGAGCTGGGCGGCCAGTGGAACTACCTCACCTCCTGCGGCCCGGACGCGACACAGACCGTGCTCCACCTGCACGGCCACCTCGTTCCCCGCGCCGCCGACGACGGCCTCGCCCTCCCCTGGATCAACCCCACCCGCGAACAGGAGCCCGCCCGATGA
- a CDS encoding ParA family protein, with product MTETTSGPLAGAHGLPAPRVGRPEQTRIIAMCNQKGGVGKTTTTINLAGALAEHGRRVLLCDCDPQGNATSSFKVPMLDDDKGPTQATVVIDMSDPHKLVAKTKVENIDVLPASMDMAFLPSRLRETGSANQFYARMLEHFQGEYDDILLDMRPALDTDTDSQTAAATAAIIMVDVDEWAMKAVKMQVAQHKKIMTAMGRPSDDLDILGMVIGRVMKPMGDFDAAVYKQLRNHPRIPLLGEIPVRSADLKESRNKGLPVVFYRPKTDTAGFFRTIVSNAKLVTAA from the coding sequence ATGACCGAAACCACGTCGGGCCCGCTCGCCGGTGCCCACGGGCTTCCCGCGCCTCGCGTCGGCAGGCCCGAGCAGACCCGCATCATCGCCATGTGCAACCAGAAGGGTGGCGTCGGCAAGACGACCACCACCATCAACCTCGCCGGAGCGCTCGCAGAACACGGACGACGCGTCCTGCTCTGCGACTGCGACCCTCAGGGCAACGCCACGAGCTCCTTCAAGGTCCCCATGCTGGACGACGACAAGGGGCCCACGCAGGCCACCGTCGTCATCGACATGTCCGACCCTCACAAGCTGGTCGCCAAGACCAAGGTGGAGAACATCGACGTCCTGCCCGCCAGCATGGACATGGCCTTCCTGCCTTCCCGGCTGCGGGAGACGGGGTCGGCCAACCAGTTCTACGCCCGGATGCTGGAGCACTTCCAGGGCGAGTACGACGACATCCTGCTCGACATGCGTCCCGCTCTGGACACGGACACCGACTCGCAGACCGCCGCCGCGACGGCCGCGATCATCATGGTCGACGTCGACGAGTGGGCGATGAAGGCCGTCAAGATGCAGGTAGCCCAGCACAAGAAGATCATGACCGCTATGGGGCGCCCGTCTGACGACCTGGACATCCTCGGCATGGTCATCGGCCGCGTCATGAAGCCCATGGGCGACTTCGACGCCGCCGTCTACAAGCAGCTCCGCAACCACCCGCGCATCCCGCTCCTGGGAGAGATCCCCGTCCGGTCCGCCGACCTCAAGGAATCCCGCAACAAGGGACTGCCTGTCGTGTTCTACCGGCCCAAGACAGACACCGCCGGCTTCTTCCGCACGATCGTCTCCAACGCCAAGCTGGTGACCGCCGCGTGA
- a CDS encoding PIN domain-containing protein: MPKKPPPPTYVEHLLSELADTEASYSAVLESSQVRARQMSGGGVQIIGHPWAWVPSAPDTEARRMELLRQVRDWAPRFRLLFPHPTPDVERRMDDAIGLLEDWLVRDGRAKHRAPRDIPGAMTRLGEAAAVLRELVELLPDDDWRVRVVVDTNTLMDDPDVAIYGDIVGPRYMVHLLPVVLREVDDLKRSGTRPERREAAKKADKRLKAMRDNGDVLKGARVAGDVYAVFEHIEPRSEGLPSWLDLDVPDDRFIASTLLLQSRHPGSKLYAATNDINLQTKLAAVGLPYIERA, from the coding sequence ATGCCCAAGAAGCCGCCGCCTCCGACCTACGTTGAGCATCTGCTGTCCGAACTGGCGGACACGGAAGCCTCCTACTCTGCCGTGCTGGAAAGCTCCCAGGTCCGGGCACGGCAGATGAGCGGCGGGGGTGTCCAAATCATCGGGCACCCCTGGGCCTGGGTGCCGAGCGCTCCGGACACCGAGGCCCGCAGAATGGAGCTGCTGCGACAGGTACGTGACTGGGCACCCCGCTTCCGGCTCCTCTTCCCCCACCCCACGCCAGATGTAGAACGCCGCATGGACGACGCGATCGGCCTGCTGGAGGACTGGCTGGTCCGGGACGGCCGGGCGAAGCATCGCGCGCCTCGGGACATCCCCGGGGCGATGACCCGGCTGGGTGAGGCTGCCGCAGTGCTCCGTGAGCTCGTTGAGCTGCTACCGGATGACGACTGGCGGGTGCGCGTGGTCGTGGACACCAACACCTTGATGGACGACCCCGACGTGGCGATCTACGGGGACATCGTCGGCCCGCGCTACATGGTGCACCTCTTGCCCGTCGTACTGCGCGAGGTGGACGACCTCAAACGCAGCGGCACACGGCCGGAGCGCCGGGAGGCCGCGAAGAAGGCCGACAAGAGGCTGAAGGCGATGCGCGACAACGGCGACGTACTCAAGGGCGCACGAGTCGCGGGCGATGTCTACGCCGTCTTCGAGCACATCGAACCACGCTCGGAGGGCCTTCCCTCCTGGCTCGACCTGGACGTCCCCGACGACCGCTTCATCGCTTCCACGCTGCTGCTGCAGTCCAGGCACCCCGGCTCCAAGTTGTATGCCGCGACCAACGACATCAACCTGCAGACCAAGCTCGCCGCAGTCGGCCTCCCCTACATCGAAAGAGCCTGA
- a CDS encoding DUF6292 family protein encodes MGDVPTPTQRDRAIYHRTGHYMADVAELLLRDGYPVIHAGSCQPEHMNDLEDDGGGYVDLAPEVLTQVNGAHQNAMELHLAWDTSSGWALVTEIPKAKDVTRWMGAGLTPAPEKVAGFFLSGLLDFHSAGSDERPYYRKPGHDLDGLAERLAPFDRKGSFRDRFHHARNAAAERLAIDAMLSEDTVVSIPVRAGELKALQQLAQFVDMSEALRGVAVQLIADLKARASSTSDEGQIEFVRSHSTGVAQAKEIRRIGRGRG; translated from the coding sequence ATGGGCGACGTCCCGACCCCCACGCAACGAGACCGAGCGATCTACCACCGGACCGGCCACTACATGGCCGACGTCGCCGAACTCCTCCTGCGCGACGGCTACCCCGTGATCCATGCAGGCTCCTGCCAGCCCGAGCACATGAACGACCTCGAAGATGACGGCGGCGGGTACGTCGACCTCGCTCCCGAGGTCCTCACCCAGGTGAACGGGGCGCACCAGAACGCCATGGAGCTGCACCTTGCATGGGACACCAGCAGCGGCTGGGCCCTCGTCACCGAGATCCCCAAAGCCAAAGACGTCACCCGCTGGATGGGAGCCGGCCTCACCCCGGCCCCCGAGAAGGTGGCTGGGTTCTTCCTCTCCGGCCTCCTGGACTTTCACAGCGCCGGCAGCGACGAACGCCCCTACTACCGGAAGCCCGGCCACGACCTCGACGGCCTGGCCGAACGCCTCGCGCCCTTCGACAGGAAAGGCTCCTTCAGGGATCGCTTCCACCATGCGCGGAACGCCGCAGCCGAGCGCCTGGCTATCGACGCCATGCTCTCCGAAGACACCGTCGTCTCCATTCCAGTGCGCGCCGGGGAACTCAAGGCCCTCCAGCAGCTTGCCCAGTTCGTCGATATGAGCGAGGCACTGCGCGGTGTCGCCGTACAACTCATCGCGGACCTGAAAGCCAGAGCGTCCTCAACGAGTGACGAGGGCCAGATCGAGTTCGTCAGGTCACACAGCACCGGAGTGGCACAGGCCAAGGAGATACGTCGGATAGGTCGCGGTCGCGGCTGA